Genomic DNA from uncultured Acetobacterium sp.:
GGCGTCCCGCAGGTATTTCAAACTCTTCAATTAGACAGAGCGGGAGATGGGAACGTGGCGCCTTTCACGGTAGCCATGAACGAAAATGTGCCAACCCTGGATGTCATGGCAAAGAGTGCCCTGAATGTTCTGGATAATGACAATGATGGCTTCTTTCTGATGATTGAAGGCGGTGCAATCGATTGGGCCAGCCACGGTAAGTTAAGTGGCCGTTTAATTGAAGAAGAAACGGATTTTAATCACTCGGTAGAAGCAGTTTGTAACTGGGTCGAAGCCAACAGCAACTGGGATGAAACCCTGGTCATTGTGACCGGTGACCATGAAACCGGATATCTAACCGGGGCCACCGGCGTATACGGTGAAGTGACTAATAATGGTAAAGGTGTGATGCCTACCATGGCATGGAACAGCACAAACCATACCAATCAGCTGGTGCCCTTCTTTGCCAAGGGGCCAGGTGCAGAATTGTTTGATAATTATGCCAACGGTTCAGATCCGTTTAAAGGTGCCTATCTGGATAATACCGAAATTTCGCTGGTAATTCGGGATCTGCTGAATTAGAATCATATTCAAACAACCTGTTATTGTTCACATAAAATAATGTGATACGATAACAGGTTGTTGTTTTTTTAGAAAAAAGATGGCAAATGAAAGGATCAGTCAAGATATGAGTTAAAAGCTTTATTCAGGATGCTTTCCAGTTGTTCGGGAAGAACACCAAATACAATTGCCACACCCTCAACATGACAGCTGGAATCGACCGTTAGATGCTTGTTCGATTCATCTTCGGTAATTGAAAACATGCAGCTGTTGCCTTGGGCATTTAGAAGCGCTTTGATATGACCAATGATGCCGCCGAGGGCGGTGACTTCCTGGGCCACCTGTTTTAATAAACCGTCTAGCATCGTTTCTGCCTCTTCATAGGGTGACGTGATATCAAATTTATAGGAGCCCACCAGACTGGTGTCGTGGGTTTTTACCGTAATGGGATGGTGTGAATGGTGATGGTGTTCTGGTTGGTGGGACGATTCGGGATGGTGGTGATGGTCATCATGACATCCGCAGCTGCAATTCTCGTCGTGGTGGTGTTGTTTTGAATGAATGGTGTTCATACGGTGTCCTTTCTTATTCAGTGCCCAGGATGGCTTTAAAAACAATCGGATCAATAGTTTGAGCAGCGCTGACTTTAAAAAAGGCGGCATCATTATTAAATGTTCGGATCGATTCTTCCACTGTCGATAAGGTATCCTCATCGACCAGATCAACTTTGTTAAGCAGAATAACTTCCGCCGCATCCAGTTGACCTTCCAACAGCATTTCCATGGGTCGAAGCAGGCGCAGCCAGCGTTTGGCGTCCGTCACGCAGGTGATGTGGCAATCAAGATCAGGTAAAGACTGACCGATGGTTTTTTTGATATTATCAGGGTAGGCCACACCGGTTGCTTCCATAATGATCAGCTCGGGGTTAAAATCCCGGATGATATTGTGAAGCCCGAGAACAAGCTCTCCCGCCATGGTACAGCAGACACATCCAGAAAACAGATTGGCAACCTCATAACCACTGCTTTGCAGAATTTTGTCATCAATGCTGACGTCGCCAATTTCGTTTTCCAGAATGACCACCTTTGTTCTGTTTTCGGAATCAGCACCGATGACATGTCTGGCCAGTTGGATCACGACACTTGTTTTTCCAGATCCCAGAAATCCGCCTAAAATTATTACTTTCATATTTTCACCTAATTTTCCTGGTTGAGACTTAAAATCGGCAAAATCACTTGCCTAATTCGTCAGTTTAGTTATAGACTGTTTTGCTTAGCTTTTTGGCTTCATCAACAATCCAGCCATTGACTTCCTGAACCTTGGGATCAAAATAATCCAGCGAGGTAATCATCCCGTTGAAGATAAATCCACCGTCAGTGGCTAATCGATCAAAGGTCTCTCGCACGGCTTCTCGTACTTCTTCTTCATTAACAACCGGCCAGATACTGGGCATTCTAAATTCAAAACCGCCATTGATGGCAAGTTTGGAACCGTATTTTTGCTTCATACCAACAAGATTATTTTCAACCTGGGCCGGATCCCAAACGTTTACACCAATATCAACCATGGCGGGAATC
This window encodes:
- a CDS encoding GTP-binding protein, with protein sequence MKVIILGGFLGSGKTSVVIQLARHVIGADSENRTKVVILENEIGDVSIDDKILQSSGYEVANLFSGCVCCTMAGELVLGLHNIIRDFNPELIIMEATGVAYPDNIKKTIGQSLPDLDCHITCVTDAKRWLRLLRPMEMLLEGQLDAAEVILLNKVDLVDEDTLSTVEESIRTFNNDAAFFKVSAAQTIDPIVFKAILGTE